Proteins encoded together in one Treponema primitia ZAS-1 window:
- a CDS encoding ABC transporter permease: MNILGSLQLGCIYSLLALGVFIAFRVMNTPDLTADGSFTLGMSVSAVCAVAGHPFLGLFAGLLFGAAAGIVTGLLQTKAGIHPILSGILTMTGLYSINLLVMQGTPNISLLGHGTLFSLVQQSFPPGAKQFVRLGITLAICLTSIAVLAWFFKTAVGLRIRATGSNEKMVRASSINADTMRIAAIALANGFIGLSGAFLAQYQGYADINAGTGIVIIGLASVIIGETLFRLRSLSGGLVAAAAGAVIYRLLIALVLWLNFFPAYMLRFLSAVIVTIALAAPQLRRLFRTRNKRVQQASVQGGEHA; encoded by the coding sequence ATGAACATCCTTGGTTCTTTGCAGCTTGGGTGTATCTACTCCCTTTTGGCGCTCGGTGTGTTTATCGCCTTCCGGGTGATGAATACACCGGACCTGACGGCGGACGGGAGTTTTACCCTTGGTATGAGCGTTTCGGCGGTGTGCGCCGTGGCGGGGCATCCGTTTTTGGGGCTGTTCGCGGGGCTCCTGTTCGGCGCCGCTGCAGGCATTGTTACCGGGCTTTTGCAGACAAAGGCGGGCATCCACCCCATCCTTTCCGGCATACTAACCATGACCGGCCTGTACAGTATCAATCTTTTGGTGATGCAGGGGACGCCGAATATTTCATTGCTTGGCCATGGGACGCTTTTTTCTCTTGTACAACAAAGCTTTCCGCCGGGTGCGAAACAGTTTGTCCGCCTGGGGATTACCCTGGCGATATGCCTGACGTCTATCGCGGTACTGGCATGGTTTTTTAAGACCGCAGTGGGCCTGCGTATCCGCGCCACCGGCAGCAACGAAAAAATGGTACGCGCCTCCTCGATTAACGCCGATACCATGCGTATCGCGGCAATTGCCCTTGCCAACGGGTTTATCGGCCTGTCCGGGGCTTTCCTTGCGCAGTACCAGGGCTACGCGGACATTAACGCCGGTACGGGTATCGTTATCATCGGGCTTGCCTCGGTGATCATCGGAGAAACGTTGTTTCGGCTGCGTTCCTTGAGCGGCGGGCTTGTTGCCGCCGCCGCCGGCGCGGTGATTTACCGTCTTTTGATAGCCCTTGTGTTGTGGCTGAATTTTTTCCCCGCCTATATGCTCCGGTTCTTATCCGCAGTAATTGTGACCATAGCCCTTGCCGCTCCGCAGCTCAGGCGGCTTTTCCGTACCCGCAATAAGCGTGTGCAGCAAGCCTCTGTACAGGGGGGTGAACATGCTTAG
- a CDS encoding ABC transporter substrate-binding protein, producing the protein MKAVYRLVCGILLAGMVLGGCAKKDGAAPGAVAAKRYSIGFIQLIDNVTFKEMRDGFYARMAERGYGEDRLTINYKDAQGDTGTLNTICQEMGNGKYDVVVTLATPATQAFVNLESGIPNIFISVADPVAAGVLTSMAKPDKNATGTSNFIPVSELFKLADKLSPGIKRYGMIYNFGEVNAVSTVNKAKEYLESTGVAYQEIMVTNSSEVQQAAEALAPRIDAFFIPNDSMVVSAMPQVVEAANGRKIPVYGTALAHVNSGALATVGISDALIGARSADMVIQYLEGTAIADMPAVTFDTLYTIINKKTADTIGVTIPAEFASATLIGN; encoded by the coding sequence ATGAAAGCGGTTTATAGGTTAGTTTGTGGCATCTTGCTGGCGGGTATGGTATTGGGCGGTTGTGCGAAAAAGGACGGGGCTGCGCCGGGGGCTGTTGCCGCGAAGCGGTATTCTATCGGGTTTATCCAGCTTATCGACAACGTTACCTTCAAAGAGATGCGCGACGGGTTTTACGCGCGTATGGCGGAGCGGGGGTATGGCGAGGACCGGCTTACGATCAATTATAAGGATGCCCAGGGCGATACCGGTACGCTGAACACCATTTGCCAGGAAATGGGGAATGGGAAGTACGATGTGGTGGTAACCCTGGCAACGCCGGCGACCCAGGCCTTTGTTAATCTGGAAAGCGGTATTCCGAATATCTTTATTTCGGTGGCCGATCCGGTTGCGGCGGGTGTTCTTACGTCCATGGCAAAACCTGACAAAAATGCCACGGGGACATCAAACTTTATTCCGGTGAGTGAACTTTTTAAGCTTGCGGATAAACTGAGCCCCGGTATTAAACGCTATGGCATGATTTACAATTTTGGTGAGGTGAACGCGGTTTCAACGGTCAACAAGGCGAAGGAGTATCTTGAATCTACGGGTGTCGCATATCAGGAAATCATGGTAACCAATTCGTCGGAGGTACAGCAGGCGGCGGAAGCCCTTGCGCCCAGGATTGACGCCTTTTTTATTCCCAATGATTCAATGGTAGTTTCCGCCATGCCCCAGGTTGTTGAAGCGGCGAATGGCCGGAAGATTCCGGTGTACGGGACAGCGCTTGCCCACGTAAACAGCGGCGCTCTTGCCACGGTGGGAATCAGCGACGCCCTTATCGGCGCACGCTCCGCAGATATGGTGATCCAGTATTTGGAAGGGACGGCGATTGCGGACATGCCGGCAGTCACCTTTGATACGCTTTATACTATTATTAACAAGAAGACGGCGGATACAATCGGTGTTACAATCCCGGCTGAATTTGCTTCCGCAACATTGATTGGGAATTAA
- a CDS encoding type II toxin-antitoxin system RelE/ParE family toxin, whose amino-acid sequence MKYKISWSKDAGEELIEIISWYKYNVGINVARKISTKINFQVKKLKDMPRIGRPVSLLKDMGINEYLQIAIEHWIVYYKIGKDTINIISVIDGRRDLEEILYKKIIDGKIQ is encoded by the coding sequence ATGAAATATAAAATCAGCTGGTCAAAAGACGCAGGGGAGGAATTAATTGAAATTATCTCATGGTATAAATATAATGTAGGCATAAACGTTGCACGAAAAATATCTACAAAAATAAATTTCCAAGTTAAAAAATTAAAGGATATGCCAAGAATTGGAAGGCCAGTATCATTGTTAAAAGATATGGGAATAAATGAATATTTACAAATAGCAATAGAACATTGGATAGTATATTACAAAATTGGAAAAGATACCATAAATATTATTTCAGTAATTGATGGAAGGAGAGATTTGGAAGAAATATTATATAAAAAGATCATAGATGGAAAAATTCAATGA
- a CDS encoding type II toxin-antitoxin system Phd/YefM family antitoxin, which translates to MINLVKDIRPISYVKAHTADVFKQLKEKNSPVVITQNGEAQAVLMNVNHYQNIMDALNLLKILSIGENDIKNGRTFTEEEMDKKIEKILG; encoded by the coding sequence ATGATAAATTTAGTCAAGGATATTAGACCAATATCTTACGTTAAAGCACATACGGCTGATGTTTTTAAGCAATTGAAAGAAAAGAATAGCCCTGTGGTTATAACTCAAAACGGAGAGGCGCAGGCTGTGTTGATGAATGTAAATCATTATCAAAATATAATGGATGCTTTGAATTTACTGAAAATATTATCTATTGGTGAAAATGATATAAAAAATGGAAGAACATTTACTGAAGAAGAAATGGACAAAAAAATAGAAAAAATATTAGGCTGA
- the guaB gene encoding IMP dehydrogenase produces the protein MFVEALSYDDVLLFPGYSDILPKDCDVRTTLCAGVDLNVPIISSAMDTVTEEKLAIAIALEGGAGVIHRNLNPEEQAQQVSKVKRYLNWIIDSPVTVLENALIRDVKILRDKFRVSGMPVLNQEGQLVGIITNRDLRFCQDDTQAVADVMTRDPVTEQGTPTVSSARDKFDKHRIEKLPVVDAKGLLTGLITVKDMEKHARYPKAATDKGGRLIVGAAVSPMDYPVRMPLLKNAKVDFVVLDTAHGDSKNVMDAVRGIKEQFGIPVVGGNVASKEGTRRLIEAGADAVKVGIGPGSICTTRVVAGVGVPQFTAVWDCAEEGAKHGIPVIADGGIKFSGDITKAIGAGASVVMVGNLFAGLKEAPGSEIIYDGRIYKEYRGMGSLGAISDGSGDRYQITKDETPVPEGIEGRVPYKGEMRSYLHQLVSGLRKGMGYCGCKTIEDLKTYRNFIRITSAGLKESHAHDVTITQEAPNYSRV, from the coding sequence ATGTTTGTAGAAGCCCTATCCTACGATGATGTCCTGCTCTTTCCGGGGTACTCGGATATCCTGCCTAAGGATTGCGATGTGCGTACCACCCTATGCGCCGGTGTGGACCTGAATGTACCCATCATTTCTTCGGCCATGGATACGGTGACCGAAGAAAAGCTGGCCATTGCCATTGCCCTGGAAGGGGGCGCCGGGGTGATACACCGAAATCTGAACCCCGAGGAACAGGCTCAGCAGGTGTCCAAGGTAAAACGCTACCTCAACTGGATTATCGATTCCCCGGTTACGGTGCTGGAAAATGCCCTGATCCGGGATGTAAAGATCCTGCGGGATAAGTTCCGGGTTTCCGGGATGCCGGTACTGAACCAGGAGGGGCAGCTGGTGGGGATTATCACCAACCGGGACCTTCGGTTCTGCCAGGATGATACCCAGGCGGTGGCGGATGTAATGACCAGGGATCCGGTAACGGAGCAGGGGACCCCCACGGTTTCCAGCGCCCGAGATAAGTTTGATAAGCATAGGATTGAAAAGCTGCCCGTGGTTGACGCCAAGGGACTGCTTACAGGGCTAATCACCGTTAAGGATATGGAGAAGCACGCCCGTTACCCCAAGGCGGCCACCGATAAGGGAGGGCGGCTCATCGTGGGAGCGGCGGTTTCCCCTATGGATTATCCGGTACGTATGCCCCTCCTCAAAAACGCCAAGGTAGATTTTGTGGTTCTGGATACTGCTCACGGGGATTCGAAGAACGTTATGGATGCGGTACGGGGTATAAAAGAACAGTTCGGCATCCCGGTTGTGGGCGGGAATGTGGCTTCCAAAGAAGGTACCCGCAGGCTTATTGAGGCCGGAGCGGACGCCGTAAAGGTGGGGATAGGCCCGGGCTCGATCTGTACCACCCGGGTTGTGGCCGGCGTGGGGGTGCCCCAGTTCACCGCGGTTTGGGACTGCGCCGAAGAGGGGGCGAAACACGGCATACCGGTTATTGCCGATGGGGGGATTAAGTTTTCCGGCGATATCACCAAAGCTATCGGCGCCGGGGCCAGTGTGGTGATGGTAGGGAACCTTTTTGCGGGGCTCAAGGAAGCGCCGGGCAGTGAGATTATCTATGACGGCAGGATCTACAAGGAATACCGGGGCATGGGCAGCCTAGGCGCCATCAGCGATGGTTCCGGCGACCGGTATCAGATAACCAAGGATGAAACACCGGTACCCGAGGGCATTGAAGGCCGGGTTCCCTATAAGGGAGAAATGCGGAGTTACCTTCATCAGCTGGTGTCCGGCCTCCGCAAGGGCATGGGTTACTGCGGGTGCAAGACCATTGAGGATCTTAAGACATACCGTAATTTCATACGGATCACCTCCGCGGGGTTGAAGGAAAGCCACGCCCACGATGTGACTATCACCCAGGAAGCGCCGAACTATAGCCGGGTTTAA
- a CDS encoding lyase family protein has protein sequence MEARNIFQNISPIDHRYSISEKDLFDSLSAWISEEASIASCVKAEIALVIAHLSVRGSLTPALKASLEAAGAKIDPAEVYAEEEKTKHNIRALVNVLKTKVPPETAPLVHLGATSVDILDTALSYRMTGVTREVALPLLKKLELLLCDFTEREAETPQVGRTHGQHAVPITLGFAFAEYVSRLGKSILEIQRLSGQLKGKLAGAVGAYNATSMIVRDPEELERLYLAGLGLEASEHATQLVEPEYLLRLLLEYNVAFGIIANLADDLRNLQRSEIGELREGFSADQVGSSTMPQKRNPWNSEHVKSLWKAFMPRVTTFFMDQISEHQRDLSNSASQRFIADYAAGFCLAVSRMASVIQGLGADRERLLRNLRGETGIPGGVLAEPAYILLAETGVSDAHEVIRKITLTAEKENISFAAALTKEGDVLSRIGGKMAELGLVASASDALSFFEKPERYCGLAVKKAKTLAAKYRQLMIN, from the coding sequence ATGGAAGCCCGTAATATTTTCCAAAACATTTCACCGATAGATCATCGTTATTCTATTTCTGAAAAAGATCTGTTTGATTCCCTCAGCGCCTGGATTTCCGAGGAAGCATCGATAGCCTCCTGCGTGAAGGCGGAGATAGCCCTGGTTATTGCCCACCTGAGCGTCCGGGGCAGTCTGACGCCGGCCCTGAAAGCTTCCCTGGAAGCGGCTGGGGCGAAGATCGATCCGGCGGAGGTCTACGCCGAAGAAGAAAAAACAAAGCATAATATCCGGGCATTGGTGAATGTCCTTAAAACCAAGGTTCCCCCCGAAACCGCGCCCCTGGTGCATTTGGGCGCCACCAGTGTGGATATTTTGGACACCGCCCTTTCTTATCGAATGACCGGGGTTACCCGGGAAGTGGCGCTCCCCCTGTTAAAAAAACTGGAACTCCTGCTCTGCGACTTTACGGAGCGCGAGGCGGAAACTCCCCAGGTAGGGCGTACCCACGGCCAGCATGCGGTACCTATCACCCTGGGCTTTGCCTTTGCGGAATACGTATCCCGGCTGGGGAAGTCGATCCTGGAAATACAGCGCCTTTCGGGGCAGCTTAAGGGAAAACTTGCGGGTGCCGTGGGGGCCTACAATGCCACCAGCATGATCGTCCGGGATCCGGAGGAACTGGAGCGGCTCTACCTGGCCGGTCTGGGGCTTGAAGCTTCTGAACATGCTACCCAGCTTGTGGAGCCCGAATATCTTTTGCGGCTCCTCCTGGAATACAACGTTGCCTTTGGAATTATCGCCAATCTGGCGGACGACCTTCGGAACCTTCAGCGAAGCGAAATAGGGGAACTCCGGGAAGGCTTTTCCGCCGACCAGGTGGGGTCTTCCACCATGCCTCAGAAGCGGAATCCCTGGAACTCGGAACACGTTAAGAGCCTCTGGAAGGCTTTTATGCCCCGGGTTACAACCTTCTTTATGGACCAGATAAGCGAACACCAGCGGGACCTGTCCAACTCGGCGAGCCAGCGTTTTATAGCGGACTATGCCGCGGGGTTCTGTCTGGCGGTGAGCCGCATGGCCTCGGTTATCCAAGGCCTGGGGGCGGACCGGGAACGGCTGCTCCGCAACCTGCGGGGCGAGACCGGCATTCCCGGCGGGGTTCTCGCGGAACCGGCCTACATACTTCTTGCGGAGACCGGCGTTTCCGACGCCCACGAGGTGATACGGAAGATCACCCTGACAGCGGAAAAAGAGAACATTAGTTTTGCTGCGGCCCTGACAAAGGAGGGGGATGTCCTTTCCCGGATTGGCGGCAAAATGGCGGAACTGGGGCTTGTGGCGTCCGCTTCCGATGCCCTGTCGTTTTTTGAAAAGCCCGAACGGTACTGCGGTCTTGCGGTAAAGAAGGCAAAAACCTTAGCCGCAAAATACAGGCAATTAATGATCAATTAG
- a CDS encoding fibronectin type III domain-containing protein, producing the protein MKTKMNVFLGLTVLALSLVILGCGGDDSSSVLSKPKNLVVTAISAYEIEVTWDAVEDAESYNIYRTVGTDETDDASVYDVLGKSDLAYSDTSVGPGTTYYYAVAAVDVYGKEGSRAKKHNEKLLSIDKADGVSLDSFETPADYDPEAAFNSVTIEWSTPTISAGTGSVEGYNIYRVGGGKTIFVAKVPAGTTSFTDSDVSPGTEYTYTIAVIINTGTAGAPDLKESTGVLEIPAKTDVSPEPPKNASVAENITAGSKFLIAGDYDNAIKYYEEAYKTDNKDPAAIVYSSLAKLASIATDTKTQNLFKNRLGVKGYPNQLGKLLTSDWMKPYTEEWIQGYYQWTVEGTNHWAYWYEKGEDKFWTGTGYTDVNKSGYYESSSALIYIAGPTTPVYDTNDIGDGEGEGNIKSIQLDGYWYDWYAKDSVSYYGSTYTFPHDGYYAQTWSYSYTLIDKAGIYQTEISRQPELSVPTWVTGYTAYTESLTSKGLQSTSTWTTLLFANLLDKNTNGLNTLLDEVIDTVFGSNFNEVVSRVAKLSYDDAVALDQTLIDGFGLGDLLEGGVSVGKVELDLLVGALRLVKGTLEWVTSYDWNTNLNFLKFDWAAGFEGGIENLQAISNGDLPLRNNFLKARSNAAAKLVSAKADYLAAIEATINAYDHLAGSTVIPPGVKDQITANSWIKEGLTELKAAITAGSTFGVPNQLPSSGGTWAALDKPLTVNFGKFFTAGQLSVNNLITTEGTGNKIAPVFYGLNYESGEDWSKITDAATIETFDIVGIELNLAPLNELVTGLGFSTDPWIQASLSPDLGALVYGLYHK; encoded by the coding sequence ATGAAAACGAAAATGAATGTCTTTCTCGGCCTAACGGTGTTAGCGTTGAGTCTTGTGATTCTTGGGTGCGGCGGCGACGACAGCTCAAGCGTGCTGAGTAAGCCTAAAAACTTAGTGGTGACGGCTATTTCAGCCTATGAAATAGAGGTTACCTGGGACGCGGTAGAGGACGCCGAAAGCTATAACATTTACCGAACCGTCGGCACCGATGAGACTGATGATGCTTCAGTGTATGACGTGTTGGGAAAAAGCGATCTCGCCTATTCCGATACCAGTGTAGGGCCTGGGACAACATATTATTATGCTGTAGCCGCTGTCGATGTCTACGGAAAAGAGGGCTCCAGGGCGAAAAAACACAACGAAAAACTTCTGTCCATAGACAAGGCGGATGGGGTAAGTTTAGATTCGTTTGAGACTCCGGCGGATTACGATCCGGAAGCAGCTTTTAACAGCGTTACCATTGAATGGTCCACGCCAACTATCTCGGCAGGTACAGGGAGTGTGGAAGGATATAATATCTATCGTGTGGGAGGCGGTAAAACAATCTTTGTTGCTAAAGTCCCTGCCGGTACGACGAGTTTTACCGATAGCGATGTGTCGCCGGGCACAGAGTATACCTATACAATAGCCGTTATTATAAATACAGGGACTGCGGGTGCTCCTGACCTGAAAGAAAGCACTGGAGTATTGGAGATCCCTGCTAAGACGGATGTATCGCCTGAGCCGCCAAAAAATGCCTCGGTTGCAGAAAATATCACCGCCGGGTCAAAATTTTTGATCGCCGGGGACTATGATAATGCCATAAAATATTATGAAGAGGCCTATAAAACGGATAATAAAGACCCTGCGGCCATAGTCTATTCATCCTTGGCAAAACTTGCGTCCATAGCCACGGATACAAAGACTCAAAACCTGTTTAAAAACCGCCTTGGCGTGAAGGGTTATCCCAACCAATTGGGGAAACTGCTTACCAGCGACTGGATGAAGCCGTATACCGAGGAGTGGATACAAGGGTACTACCAGTGGACTGTAGAAGGCACTAACCATTGGGCCTATTGGTATGAAAAGGGTGAGGATAAGTTCTGGACTGGGACTGGATATACTGATGTTAATAAATCAGGGTATTATGAGTCAAGTTCTGCTCTAATTTATATCGCTGGTCCTACAACCCCAGTTTATGATACCAATGATATTGGAGATGGCGAAGGAGAAGGAAATATCAAGTCCATTCAGTTGGATGGTTACTGGTATGATTGGTATGCGAAAGATTCGGTATCTTATTATGGCAGCACGTATACTTTTCCTCATGATGGTTATTATGCCCAAACTTGGTCGTACTCCTACACGCTTATTGATAAAGCGGGAATCTACCAAACTGAGATTTCCCGGCAGCCGGAACTATCAGTTCCCACATGGGTTACGGGGTACACAGCCTACACGGAAAGTTTGACCAGCAAGGGGCTGCAGAGTACGAGTACCTGGACCACGCTTCTTTTCGCCAATCTTTTGGACAAAAATACCAATGGGCTCAATACCCTTCTGGATGAAGTAATCGACACCGTATTCGGTTCTAACTTCAACGAGGTGGTCAGCCGTGTGGCAAAACTGAGTTATGATGATGCCGTTGCCTTAGACCAGACCCTTATAGACGGGTTTGGTTTAGGGGATCTCCTGGAAGGCGGTGTAAGCGTAGGCAAGGTGGAACTTGATCTTCTGGTAGGAGCTCTGCGGCTGGTTAAGGGCACCCTGGAATGGGTTACTTCCTATGACTGGAATACCAATCTTAATTTCCTGAAGTTTGATTGGGCCGCCGGATTTGAAGGTGGGATAGAAAATCTGCAGGCAATAAGCAACGGCGATCTTCCTCTGAGAAACAATTTCTTGAAAGCCCGGTCCAATGCGGCAGCCAAGCTGGTGAGCGCTAAAGCGGATTATCTTGCGGCTATTGAGGCCACTATCAACGCCTATGATCATCTTGCCGGTTCGACCGTAATTCCCCCGGGTGTGAAGGACCAGATAACCGCAAATAGCTGGATAAAAGAAGGCTTAACCGAATTAAAGGCCGCCATAACGGCTGGAAGTACATTCGGTGTTCCTAACCAACTGCCCTCCAGCGGAGGAACCTGGGCTGCTCTGGACAAGCCGCTTACCGTCAATTTTGGGAAATTCTTTACCGCCGGACAGTTATCTGTGAACAATCTGATAACTACCGAAGGTACGGGAAACAAAATTGCGCCGGTATTTTATGGACTAAATTATGAAAGTGGTGAGGACTGGAGTAAAATCACCGATGCCGCCACAATCGAAACTTTTGATATCGTTGGAATTGAGCTTAATCTCGCGCCGCTCAATGAGCTTGTTACGGGATTAGGTTTCTCAACAGACCCGTGGATACAAGCTTCATTGTCGCCGGACCTTGGAGCATTAGTCTATGGACTCTATCATAAGTAA
- the ybaK gene encoding Cys-tRNA(Pro) deacylase, with the protein MQKTNVHRLLDAVGISYTSVEYEVDEKDLSGVHAAELTGIPAEQVFKTLVLQGSSGEYIVCCIPVAEELDLKKAARICGEKKVDLIPVKNLPALTGYIRGGCSPMGMKKQFPTYIDETAELFDTIGVSAGARGCQVLLKPGDLLEFVAAKLADLTV; encoded by the coding sequence ATGCAAAAGACCAATGTCCACCGTCTTTTAGATGCGGTGGGAATTTCCTATACAAGTGTAGAGTACGAGGTTGATGAAAAGGATCTGTCCGGCGTCCATGCTGCGGAGCTTACGGGTATTCCGGCGGAGCAGGTTTTTAAAACCCTGGTACTGCAGGGCAGTTCCGGTGAGTATATCGTCTGTTGTATCCCGGTTGCGGAAGAATTGGACCTAAAAAAAGCCGCCCGGATATGCGGTGAAAAGAAGGTCGACCTGATTCCCGTAAAAAACCTTCCCGCCCTTACCGGTTATATCCGGGGCGGCTGTTCCCCCATGGGTATGAAAAAGCAGTTCCCTACCTATATTGATGAAACGGCGGAACTGTTTGACACCATTGGGGTCAGCGCAGGGGCCCGGGGCTGCCAGGTTCTTCTGAAACCCGGGGATTTGCTGGAGTTTGTTGCGGCGAAGCTTGCGGATTTAACCGTGTGA
- a CDS encoding transporter substrate-binding domain-containing protein, translating into MKKAAFMFLITICVVFSGFANGGRDPAAPFNDHDIEAVHRIHYNGEVRIGIPDDEPPIAYTDANGLYQGYDAYFAKRIGKELLDKESLIRFVPVEAARRAEYLDNGRVDFIIANFAVSPENAAAVDFALPYRRAATGIVSPDSASVTELAQLEGKTLILVRGTPEELWVGEQYPHINLLQFDRFTEAASALLDGRGAALIHDSAVVLAWTKEHRGYSAAVESAGPVYTIAPAVRKGNDGLILWLNDVISRRVEADFFHKAYEATLRPVYGAAGNPETVVIERGIIQPDRNQPYQY; encoded by the coding sequence ATGAAAAAAGCAGCGTTTATGTTTTTAATTACGATATGCGTAGTATTCTCCGGTTTTGCCAACGGTGGGCGTGATCCCGCCGCCCCCTTCAATGATCACGACATTGAGGCGGTACACCGGATCCACTACAATGGAGAGGTCCGCATCGGTATTCCGGACGATGAGCCGCCCATCGCTTATACCGATGCCAATGGGCTCTACCAGGGTTACGACGCCTATTTTGCCAAACGCATAGGCAAAGAACTACTGGACAAGGAAAGCCTCATCCGCTTTGTCCCGGTAGAGGCGGCTAGGCGGGCAGAATATCTTGACAACGGCCGGGTTGATTTTATCATCGCCAACTTTGCGGTAAGCCCGGAAAATGCAGCGGCGGTGGACTTCGCCCTGCCCTACAGAAGGGCTGCCACAGGAATTGTCTCCCCGGATTCCGCTTCTGTCACGGAACTTGCCCAGCTTGAAGGGAAAACCCTTATCCTTGTACGGGGAACTCCGGAGGAACTCTGGGTTGGGGAACAGTATCCTCACATAAACCTGCTGCAATTTGACCGCTTTACCGAGGCCGCCAGCGCGCTGTTGGATGGGCGCGGCGCAGCGCTGATCCACGACAGCGCAGTAGTTCTGGCATGGACAAAGGAACATCGTGGGTATTCGGCAGCCGTGGAAAGCGCCGGACCGGTTTACACCATAGCCCCCGCAGTACGGAAGGGCAACGACGGCCTCATCCTCTGGCTGAACGATGTAATAAGCCGCCGGGTGGAGGCGGATTTTTTCCATAAGGCCTATGAAGCGACCCTGCGGCCGGTTTACGGCGCCGCGGGTAATCCCGAAACGGTGGTGATTGAGCGGGGTATTATACAGCCGGATAGAAACCAACCCTACCAATACTAA
- a CDS encoding virulence RhuM family protein codes for MAKATGNKKKQEITIRSSAAEYLTFVAATGDSKQSFEMRYEDENIWLTQKMLATLYDVSVQNIGQHIKKIIDDGELPHEATIKKFFIVQNEGNRQVERELEHYNLQMIIAVGFKVNNERAVQFRKWAGQIVKDYTIQGWTMDVDRLKKGHMFTDEYFERQLQYIREIRLSERKFYQKVTDLYTTAFDYDKDARATGEFFKLVQNKLHYAVHRHTAAELIVERADAEKEFMGLTTWETAPTGKIIKADVVIAKNYLNEQEMNYLERIVSVYLDFAELQAERKIPMSMNDWAKRLDGFLEFNGNKILTDAGHISHEQAKLHAETEYEKYRIVQDRLFTSDFDKLLEQTAFNQEDES; via the coding sequence ATGGCTAAGGCAACGGGGAATAAGAAAAAACAAGAAATAACCATACGCAGTTCAGCGGCTGAATATCTTACCTTTGTGGCGGCAACAGGCGATAGCAAACAAAGTTTTGAAATGCGTTACGAGGACGAAAACATTTGGCTGACTCAAAAGATGCTTGCAACGCTTTATGATGTGAGTGTTCAAAATATAGGACAGCATATCAAGAAAATCATCGACGATGGTGAATTGCCCCACGAGGCAACTATAAAGAAATTCTTTATAGTTCAAAATGAGGGTAATCGCCAAGTTGAGCGTGAACTTGAGCATTACAATCTGCAAATGATTATCGCCGTAGGGTTCAAGGTGAACAATGAACGGGCCGTTCAGTTCCGCAAGTGGGCGGGGCAAATTGTCAAAGACTACACTATTCAAGGGTGGACAATGGATGTTGACCGCTTAAAAAAAGGGCATATGTTCACAGACGAGTATTTTGAGCGTCAGCTTCAATATATTCGGGAAATACGTTTGTCGGAACGTAAGTTCTACCAAAAGGTGACAGATTTATACACGACGGCATTTGACTATGATAAAGACGCAAGAGCGACAGGAGAATTTTTTAAGCTGGTGCAAAATAAACTGCATTACGCTGTTCACAGGCATACTGCGGCAGAACTCATTGTCGAAAGAGCAGATGCTGAAAAGGAATTTATGGGGCTTACAACGTGGGAAACGGCGCCCACCGGCAAGATAATTAAGGCGGATGTTGTAATCGCAAAAAATTACCTGAACGAACAGGAAATGAACTATCTTGAGCGTATTGTTTCCGTTTATTTGGATTTTGCGGAACTACAAGCCGAACGAAAAATTCCTATGTCAATGAATGATTGGGCTAAGCGGCTTGACGGATTTTTGGAATTCAACGGCAACAAAATTTTGACAGATGCAGGACACATATCGCACGAGCAAGCAAAACTTCACGCGGAAACTGAATATGAAAAGTACCGTATTGTGCAGGACAGGCTGTTCACGTCGGACTTTGATAAACTGCTGGAACAAACAGCTTTCAATCAAGAGGATGAAAGCTAA